The following are encoded together in the Streptomyces rapamycinicus NRRL 5491 genome:
- a CDS encoding type I polyketide synthase, with product MANENEEKLLTYLKRVSSDLKQARDRLERIEADEREPIAIVSMGCRFPGGVRSPEDLWRLVAEGRDAVSEFPANRGWDVEGLYDPDPGRSGTCNTREGGFVHDADQFDPAFFGISPREALAMDPQQRLLLEVSWEAIERAGIDPLSLKGTRAGVYVGLASFQYGGDPQYAPQSVEGHLLIGNVSSVASGRISYTLGLEGPAITLDTACSSSLVTTHLAAQALRRGECSLALAGGVAVMATPGVFVEFSHQRGLAANGRCKSFAAGADGTGWGEGAGMVLLERLSDARRNGHPVLAVLRSSAMNQDGASNGLAAPNGPAQRRVIEAALTAAGLTVDDVDAVEAHGTGTALGDPIEAGALLATYGKGRTSGQPLWLGSLKSNIGHTQAAAGVGGVIKTVMALRHGTLPKTLHVEQASPAVNWSSGAVELLTEAREWPERGRPRRAGVSAFGVSGTNAHVILEQAPAEGEDHEEGAPALDGTALGGSAVPWVLSGRSEAALRAQAERLLAHLHERPEVSPADVGHSLATGRSAFEYRATAVGADRSQLLGHLEALTSGGVSAGVVRGEGAAVPEARPVFVFPGQGSQWVGMAVELLDSSPVFAGRIAECEAGLAPFVDWSLTEVLRGEGPGLERVDVVQPGLWAVMVSLAEVWRACGVAPAAVVGHSQGEIAAAVVAGALSLEDGARVVALRSQAIARGLAGHGGMMSVSLPVEEARERIAAWDGRISVAAVNGPGAVVVSGEPDALRELLAQCEAEDVRAKLIPVDYASHSAQVEKIHDELLRILAPIRPRTSRIVFHSTVTGEPLDTAALDAAYWARNLRETVRLEAATRALLTSGHRLFVEVSPHPVLAAAIEATVEAAEGSAAVIGTLRREEGGPERMLLSLAQGYVHGAEVDWRGLFAGRGARRLDLPTYAFQRTRYWVEPQTGPASEAATGPAETEFWTAVEKADLDALTATLGAAADAPLSEVLPLLSSWRSRLTDQAALDAWRYRIGWRPVDSQRALALPGRLLVAVPAEARATDAEAAAGVADAEAAAGAAEAGPADSGATDTGIEAPAAGPASEAITAGLAALGVEVVPVRVGPDDTDRARLAARITEALGEAGAPGGVVSLLALDQAPHPEHPDVPTGFATTLDLVRALGEAGVDAPLWCVTRGAVSTSGADRLEAPAQALVWGLGGAVALEHPQRWGGLIDLPGKLDEGAFRALARALTGQDGEDQLAIRASGTLARRLRRAGATRSGDRWQPRGTVLITGGTGGVGAQIARGLVAEGAEHVVLVSRRGPQAPGAAELEAELTERGARVTVAACDVADRAALAHLLDQVVGDGADHPLTAVVHAAGALDDATVDALTPERIEAVLRPKVAGARHLHELTRGRGRGRDRDLDLDAFVLISSIAGTVGAAGQGNYAAASAYLDALAQLRRADGLPATSVAWSAWAGGGMVDGEVADQLRRRGAPPIDGARALELLRQTVARGDGFLVAADIDWGRFAPALSATRPLPLLAELPEAGGTGQDPAGADGEAAGGAAALRTRLAELSPADRHTALVELVSEQAAAALGYADAGAVETGRAFKELGFDSLTAVDLRNRLNAATGLRLPVTLVFDYPTADDLAVLLREELLPSGSEPVDTMALAELDRVQSTLAALELDDIESATDDEMFELLDGMFELLGRDLTA from the coding sequence ATGGCGAACGAGAACGAAGAGAAACTCCTCACCTACCTCAAGCGGGTCTCCTCCGACCTCAAGCAGGCCCGTGACCGGCTGGAACGGATCGAGGCCGACGAGCGGGAGCCGATCGCCATCGTCTCGATGGGCTGTCGCTTCCCCGGCGGGGTCCGCTCGCCGGAGGATCTGTGGCGGCTGGTGGCCGAGGGCCGCGACGCGGTCTCGGAGTTCCCCGCCAACCGGGGCTGGGACGTCGAGGGACTCTACGACCCCGACCCGGGCCGGTCCGGCACCTGCAACACCCGCGAAGGCGGATTCGTCCACGACGCCGACCAGTTCGACCCGGCCTTCTTCGGCATCTCCCCGCGCGAGGCGCTGGCCATGGACCCGCAGCAGCGGCTGCTGCTGGAGGTGTCCTGGGAGGCGATCGAACGCGCGGGCATCGACCCGCTCTCGCTGAAGGGCACCAGGGCCGGGGTCTACGTGGGGCTCGCCTCGTTCCAGTACGGCGGGGACCCGCAGTACGCCCCGCAGAGCGTCGAGGGCCATCTGCTCATCGGCAACGTCTCCAGCGTGGCCTCCGGCCGGATCTCCTACACCCTCGGCCTCGAGGGACCGGCCATCACCCTGGACACCGCGTGCTCCTCGTCGTTGGTGACCACGCATCTGGCGGCCCAGGCGCTGCGCCGCGGCGAATGCTCGCTGGCGCTGGCGGGAGGGGTGGCGGTCATGGCCACCCCCGGTGTCTTCGTCGAGTTCAGCCATCAGCGCGGGCTGGCCGCCAACGGCCGCTGCAAGTCCTTCGCCGCGGGCGCCGACGGCACCGGCTGGGGCGAGGGCGCGGGCATGGTGCTGCTGGAGCGGCTGTCCGACGCCCGCCGCAACGGCCACCCCGTCCTCGCCGTGCTGCGCTCCAGCGCCATGAACCAGGACGGTGCCAGCAACGGCCTCGCCGCGCCCAACGGCCCCGCCCAGCGCCGGGTCATCGAGGCGGCGCTGACCGCCGCCGGACTCACCGTGGACGACGTCGACGCCGTCGAGGCCCACGGCACGGGCACCGCGCTCGGCGATCCCATCGAGGCGGGCGCGCTGCTCGCCACGTACGGCAAGGGCCGCACCTCGGGTCAGCCGCTGTGGCTCGGCTCGCTCAAGTCCAACATCGGTCACACCCAGGCGGCGGCCGGGGTCGGCGGCGTCATCAAGACGGTTATGGCGCTCCGCCACGGCACGCTGCCGAAGACACTCCATGTCGAGCAGGCGTCCCCGGCCGTCAACTGGTCCTCCGGCGCGGTCGAGCTGCTGACCGAGGCACGGGAGTGGCCCGAGCGTGGCCGTCCGCGCCGCGCCGGGGTGTCCGCGTTCGGCGTGAGCGGCACCAACGCCCATGTCATCCTCGAACAGGCCCCGGCTGAGGGGGAGGACCACGAAGAAGGCGCCCCCGCTCTCGACGGGACCGCGCTCGGTGGCTCCGCCGTCCCCTGGGTGCTCTCCGGCCGGAGCGAAGCGGCCCTGCGGGCGCAGGCGGAGCGGCTGCTGGCCCATCTGCACGAGCGCCCCGAGGTGTCCCCGGCCGATGTCGGCCACTCGCTCGCCACCGGACGGTCGGCCTTCGAATACCGCGCCACGGCGGTGGGCGCGGACCGCTCCCAACTGCTGGGCCACCTGGAGGCGTTGACCTCCGGCGGGGTGTCGGCGGGCGTCGTGCGAGGCGAGGGCGCGGCGGTTCCGGAGGCCCGTCCGGTGTTCGTGTTTCCGGGGCAGGGGTCGCAGTGGGTGGGGATGGCGGTGGAGCTGCTGGATTCGTCGCCGGTGTTCGCGGGTCGGATCGCGGAGTGTGAGGCGGGGCTGGCGCCGTTTGTGGACTGGTCGCTGACTGAGGTGTTGCGGGGTGAGGGTCCGGGGTTGGAGCGGGTGGATGTGGTGCAGCCGGGGTTGTGGGCGGTGATGGTGTCGTTGGCGGAGGTGTGGCGGGCGTGTGGGGTGGCTCCGGCCGCTGTGGTGGGGCATTCGCAGGGGGAGATCGCGGCTGCGGTGGTGGCGGGTGCGCTGTCGCTGGAGGACGGGGCGCGGGTCGTCGCGCTTCGCTCGCAGGCCATCGCCCGTGGGCTGGCCGGACACGGCGGCATGATGTCCGTGTCGCTCCCGGTCGAGGAGGCGCGGGAACGGATCGCCGCCTGGGACGGCCGTATCTCCGTGGCGGCCGTCAACGGCCCCGGCGCGGTGGTGGTCTCCGGTGAACCGGACGCGCTGCGCGAACTGCTGGCCCAATGCGAGGCCGAGGATGTCCGGGCGAAGCTGATCCCGGTGGACTACGCCTCGCACTCGGCCCAGGTGGAGAAGATCCACGACGAGCTGTTGCGGATCCTCGCCCCCATCCGCCCCCGCACCTCGCGGATCGTCTTCCACTCGACCGTCACGGGTGAACCCCTCGACACGGCTGCGCTGGACGCCGCCTACTGGGCGCGCAACCTGAGGGAGACCGTACGGCTCGAAGCGGCCACCCGGGCGCTGCTCACCAGCGGCCACCGGCTGTTCGTGGAGGTGAGTCCGCACCCCGTACTTGCCGCCGCCATCGAGGCCACCGTCGAGGCCGCCGAGGGTTCGGCCGCCGTCATCGGCACCCTGCGACGCGAGGAGGGCGGCCCCGAGCGGATGCTGCTCTCGCTCGCCCAGGGCTACGTCCACGGCGCGGAGGTGGACTGGCGGGGTCTGTTCGCCGGGCGGGGAGCGAGGCGTCTCGACCTTCCCACGTACGCGTTCCAGCGCACCCGCTACTGGGTCGAGCCCCAGACCGGGCCCGCCAGCGAGGCGGCCACCGGCCCGGCGGAGACGGAATTCTGGACCGCGGTCGAGAAGGCCGACCTGGACGCGCTGACGGCGACGCTGGGCGCGGCTGCCGACGCACCGCTCAGCGAGGTGCTTCCGCTGCTGTCGTCCTGGCGGTCCCGGCTGACCGACCAGGCGGCGCTCGACGCCTGGCGCTACCGCATCGGGTGGCGACCGGTCGACAGCCAGCGGGCCCTCGCGCTCCCGGGCCGCCTACTGGTGGCCGTGCCCGCCGAAGCTCGCGCCACCGACGCCGAGGCCGCCGCCGGGGTCGCCGACGCCGAGGCCGCCGCCGGGGCCGCCGAGGCCGGACCCGCTGACTCCGGGGCCACCGACACCGGCATCGAGGCCCCAGCCGCCGGTCCCGCCTCCGAGGCCATCACCGCCGGGCTGGCCGCGCTCGGCGTCGAGGTCGTCCCCGTACGCGTCGGCCCGGACGACACCGACCGCGCCCGGCTCGCCGCCCGTATCACCGAGGCCCTCGGGGAGGCCGGGGCGCCCGGCGGTGTGGTGTCCCTGCTCGCTCTCGACCAGGCTCCGCACCCGGAACACCCCGACGTCCCCACCGGATTCGCCACCACCCTCGACCTGGTGCGGGCGCTGGGCGAGGCGGGTGTCGACGCGCCCTTGTGGTGTGTCACCCGCGGCGCCGTCTCGACCAGCGGCGCCGACCGCCTCGAAGCCCCGGCGCAAGCCCTCGTCTGGGGCCTGGGCGGCGCGGTCGCCCTGGAGCATCCGCAGCGCTGGGGCGGTCTGATCGATCTGCCCGGCAAGCTCGACGAGGGCGCCTTCCGGGCCCTCGCCCGTGCCCTGACCGGCCAGGACGGCGAGGACCAACTGGCCATCCGCGCTTCGGGCACCCTCGCCCGGCGGCTCAGGCGAGCCGGGGCCACCCGCTCCGGTGACCGCTGGCAGCCCCGCGGCACCGTCCTGATCACCGGTGGCACCGGAGGCGTCGGCGCCCAGATCGCCCGCGGACTGGTCGCCGAGGGTGCCGAACACGTGGTGCTCGTCAGCCGTCGCGGGCCCCAGGCCCCGGGCGCGGCCGAGCTCGAGGCCGAACTGACCGAGCGCGGCGCCCGGGTGACCGTCGCCGCGTGCGATGTGGCCGACCGGGCCGCGCTGGCACACCTGCTGGACCAGGTCGTGGGCGACGGCGCGGACCACCCGCTGACCGCCGTGGTGCACGCCGCGGGCGCGCTGGACGACGCCACCGTCGACGCGCTCACCCCCGAGCGGATCGAGGCCGTACTGCGCCCCAAGGTGGCGGGCGCGCGCCATCTGCACGAGCTCACCCGGGGCCGGGGCCGGGGCCGGGACCGGGACCTGGACCTCGACGCGTTCGTCCTGATCTCCTCGATCGCCGGCACCGTGGGCGCCGCCGGGCAAGGCAACTACGCGGCGGCCAGCGCGTATCTCGACGCGCTCGCCCAGCTGCGCCGCGCGGACGGCCTGCCCGCCACCTCGGTGGCCTGGAGCGCCTGGGCGGGCGGCGGAATGGTCGACGGCGAGGTGGCGGACCAGCTGCGACGCCGTGGCGCGCCGCCCATCGACGGCGCACGGGCCCTGGAGCTGCTGCGGCAGACGGTCGCGCGGGGCGATGGCTTCCTCGTCGCGGCCGACATCGACTGGGGCCGTTTCGCCCCCGCCCTGTCCGCCACCCGCCCGCTGCCGCTGCTCGCCGAACTCCCCGAGGCGGGTGGCACCGGGCAGGATCCGGCCGGAGCGGATGGGGAGGCGGCCGGTGGCGCCGCCGCGCTGCGCACGCGGCTCGCGGAGCTCAGCCCGGCCGACCGCCACACCGCCCTCGTGGAGCTGGTGAGCGAGCAGGCGGCCGCGGCCCTCGGCTACGCAGACGCGGGCGCGGTCGAGACCGGACGTGCCTTCAAGGAGCTCGGCTTCGACTCGCTCACCGCCGTCGACCTGCGCAACCGGCTGAACGCCGCCACCGGGCTGCGGCTGCCGGTCACCCTCGTCTTCGACTACCCGACCGCCGACGACCTCGCTGTGCTGCTGCGGGAGGAACTCCTGCCATCGGGCTCGGAGCCCGTGGACACGATGGCGCTCGCCGAACTCGACCGCGTCCAGTCCACCCTCGCCGCCCTGGAGCTGGACGACATCGAATCGGCCACCGACGACGAGATGTTCGAGCTGCTCGACGGGATGTTCGAGCTGCTGGGCCGGGATCTGACGGCCTGA
- a CDS encoding type I polyketide synthase, whose translation MDNEKKLRDYLKRATGHLRAAHRRIQELQAPEPIAIVAMNCRYAGDIRSPEDLWQAVAEGRDGMGDFPADRGWDLPNLFDPDPDREGRTYARQGGFLQDVDQFDPVFFGISPREALTMDPQQRLLLEVVWETFERAGIDPGTLRGSDTGIFMGATDFDYARDLTELPEGLEGQMSIGASGAILSGRVAYTLGLEGPAVTVDTMCSSSLVALHMACQALRQGDCSMALTGGTTVMSTPSGFIEFSRQRALSTSSRCQAFSSTADGTAWGEGVGVLLLERLSDARRDGHTVLAVVRGSAINQDGASNGLTAPNGRAQQRVIRQALANATLSGTDVDVVEAHGTGTSLGDPIEANALLATYGRNRPADRPLWLGSLKSNIGHTAAAAGVGGVIKMVQAIRHGVLPSTLHVQEPSPNVDWSSGAVELLTEARPWPETGRVRRAGVSAFGASGTNAHAIIEQAPEAPEAPEAPGPADTSAAGVAPVGGAAVPWVLSAKTESGLRGQAERLLARLAEGPEPSPADVGFSLATTRARFDHRAVVVGGGAEDFRAGLTALTRAEPGGLVAQGVAGHAGKPVFVFPGQGSQWVGMAVELLDSSPVFAGRIAECEAGLAPFVDWSLTGVLRGEGPGLERVDVVQPALWAVMVSLAEVWRACGVAPAAVVGHSQGEIAAAVVAGALSLEDGARVVALRSQAIGRGLAGRGGMMSVSEGADRVRERITAWDGRISVAAVNGPGSIVVSGAPEALRELQAECEAEDVRAKLIPVDYASHSAHVEALREELLDLLAPIRPRTSDITFHSTVTGTPLDTAGLDAGYWYTNLRETVELESAVRALSAAGFGTFLEMSPHPVLTMPLQATAEDAVVVGSLRRDEGGPERFLASLGEAFVRGVAVDWAAVFAGLGASVVELPTYAFQRQRYWLERPTGQTAATGGDPVDAEFWDAVEREDLAALTAALEVDADEERSSLRTVLPALSSWRRGRRERSVLDSWRYHVTWNRVPDPASAALTGTWLLAVPAGNLIGHPVGNLTGHPVGNLVGNPGTELIDAVRDGLETHGATVVTVEVAEADRAAVAARLAEATAGAAPAGVLSLLGFPGAPHPAHAGVPMGLALTLALVQALGDTGVAAPLWLATRGGVSVGGTDALDSPAQAAVWGLGRVAALEHPQRWGGMVDLPDTVDGRVTTRLCGALAGRLDDEDQLALRPSGVFVRRLVRAAEHRGSGPAWTPGGTVLLTGGTGGVGAQIARRLAQAGAEHLVLTSRRGPEAPGADKLKAELTELGAKVTVAACDVADRAALESLVRQVEAEGPPIRSVLHIAGAGVLVPLADTDLDEFADTAEAKVAGAANLDALFDRDTLDSFVLFSSISAVWGSGEHGAYAAANAYLDGLAEHRRARGLTATSVVWGIWSPEEGGMAANLAEEQLRGRGIPFMSPRLAIDAFWQVMERDETVVVVADVDWERFVPVFTSARPSPLIGQVPDVARILAADADTRADATGESSSLRDRLAELAPADRRAAVLSLVRSQIATVLGYPGPEAVDAARAFRELGFDSLSAVDLRNRLSAATGLRFPVTVVFDYPSAEELAGHIGTELFPDDTDAAATALDPEEADVRRALTSIPVLRLRESGLLDELLRLAGSLDPATAPADEEPAESIDDLDVDDLVRMAYDKNDL comes from the coding sequence ATGGACAACGAGAAGAAGCTGCGCGACTACCTCAAGCGGGCCACCGGCCACCTCCGGGCCGCACACCGCCGGATCCAGGAGCTGCAGGCCCCCGAGCCCATCGCCATCGTGGCGATGAACTGCCGCTACGCGGGCGACATCCGCTCCCCCGAGGACCTGTGGCAGGCCGTGGCCGAAGGTCGCGACGGCATGGGCGACTTCCCGGCCGACCGGGGCTGGGACCTGCCGAACCTCTTCGACCCGGACCCCGACCGCGAGGGCCGCACCTACGCCCGCCAGGGCGGATTCCTCCAGGACGTGGACCAGTTCGACCCGGTGTTCTTCGGCATCTCGCCGCGCGAGGCCCTCACCATGGACCCGCAGCAGCGGCTGCTGCTCGAAGTGGTCTGGGAGACCTTCGAACGGGCCGGAATCGACCCGGGCACCCTGCGCGGCAGCGACACCGGCATCTTCATGGGCGCCACCGACTTCGACTACGCCCGCGATCTGACCGAGCTCCCCGAGGGGCTCGAAGGCCAGATGTCCATAGGTGCCTCGGGTGCCATCCTCTCCGGCCGGGTCGCCTACACCCTGGGCCTGGAGGGCCCGGCCGTCACGGTCGACACCATGTGCTCGTCCTCGCTGGTGGCGCTGCACATGGCGTGCCAGGCGCTGCGCCAGGGCGACTGCTCGATGGCGCTCACCGGCGGCACCACCGTGATGTCCACGCCGAGCGGCTTCATCGAGTTCAGCCGCCAGCGGGCGCTGTCCACCTCCTCCCGCTGCCAGGCGTTCTCCTCGACGGCCGACGGCACCGCCTGGGGCGAGGGCGTCGGAGTGCTGCTGCTGGAACGGCTCTCGGACGCCCGCCGCGACGGCCACACCGTGCTCGCGGTCGTACGAGGCTCCGCCATCAACCAGGACGGCGCCAGCAACGGCCTCACCGCGCCCAACGGCCGTGCCCAGCAGCGGGTGATCCGCCAGGCGCTGGCCAACGCCACCCTCTCCGGGACCGATGTGGACGTGGTCGAGGCACACGGCACGGGAACGTCGCTGGGCGACCCCATCGAGGCGAACGCCCTGCTCGCCACGTACGGCAGGAACCGCCCGGCCGACCGGCCGCTGTGGCTCGGCTCGCTGAAGTCCAACATCGGCCACACGGCCGCCGCCGCGGGGGTCGGCGGCGTGATCAAGATGGTGCAGGCGATCCGCCACGGGGTGCTGCCCAGCACCCTGCACGTCCAGGAGCCGTCGCCCAACGTGGACTGGTCCTCGGGCGCCGTCGAACTGCTCACCGAGGCCCGGCCGTGGCCGGAGACCGGGCGGGTCCGCCGCGCCGGGGTGTCCGCCTTCGGCGCCAGCGGTACCAACGCCCACGCCATCATCGAGCAGGCCCCCGAGGCCCCCGAGGCCCCCGAGGCCCCCGGGCCCGCTGATACCTCGGCGGCGGGCGTGGCACCCGTGGGCGGCGCGGCGGTGCCGTGGGTGCTGTCGGCCAAGACCGAGTCGGGTCTGCGGGGCCAGGCGGAGCGGCTGCTGGCGCGTCTCGCGGAGGGTCCGGAGCCGTCCCCGGCGGATGTGGGCTTCTCGCTGGCTACCACCCGCGCCCGCTTCGACCACCGCGCGGTGGTGGTCGGTGGCGGCGCCGAGGACTTCCGCGCCGGGCTGACGGCGCTCACCCGGGCCGAGCCCGGTGGCCTCGTGGCCCAGGGCGTGGCGGGCCACGCCGGGAAGCCGGTGTTCGTGTTTCCGGGGCAGGGGTCGCAGTGGGTGGGGATGGCGGTGGAGTTGCTGGATTCGTCGCCGGTGTTCGCGGGTCGGATCGCGGAGTGTGAGGCGGGGCTGGCGCCGTTTGTGGACTGGTCGTTGACCGGGGTGTTGCGGGGTGAGGGTCCGGGGTTGGAGCGGGTGGATGTGGTGCAGCCGGCGTTGTGGGCGGTGATGGTGTCGTTGGCGGAGGTGTGGCGGGCGTGTGGGGTGGCTCCGGCCGCTGTGGTGGGGCATTCGCAGGGGGAGATCGCGGCTGCGGTGGTGGCGGGTGCGCTGTCGTTGGAGGACGGGGCGCGGGTGGTGGCGCTTCGGTCGCAGGCCATTGGGCGCGGGTTGGCGGGGCGTGGCGGGATGATGTCCGTCTCGGAGGGTGCCGATCGGGTGCGGGAGCGGATCACCGCCTGGGACGGCCGTATCTCTGTGGCGGCGGTCAATGGTCCCGGTTCGATCGTGGTGTCCGGTGCCCCGGAGGCACTGCGTGAACTCCAGGCGGAGTGCGAGGCCGAGGATGTACGGGCGAAGCTGATCCCGGTCGACTACGCGTCCCACTCGGCCCATGTGGAGGCGCTCCGCGAGGAGTTGCTCGACCTGCTCGCCCCGATCCGCCCGCGCACCTCGGACATCACCTTCCACTCCACCGTCACGGGCACACCCTTGGACACCGCCGGTCTGGACGCCGGGTACTGGTACACCAATCTGCGGGAGACGGTCGAGCTGGAGTCGGCGGTGCGGGCCCTGTCGGCTGCCGGGTTCGGGACGTTCCTGGAGATGTCGCCGCATCCGGTGCTGACGATGCCGCTTCAGGCGACCGCCGAGGATGCCGTGGTCGTGGGGTCGCTGCGGCGCGACGAGGGTGGTCCGGAGCGGTTCCTGGCCTCGCTGGGCGAGGCGTTCGTCCGTGGCGTGGCGGTCGACTGGGCCGCGGTGTTCGCCGGGCTGGGCGCGTCCGTGGTGGAACTGCCCACGTACGCCTTCCAGCGGCAGCGCTACTGGTTGGAGCGGCCCACGGGGCAGACGGCCGCCACCGGGGGCGACCCGGTGGACGCCGAGTTCTGGGACGCCGTCGAGCGCGAGGATCTGGCCGCGCTGACCGCCGCGCTGGAGGTGGACGCCGACGAGGAGCGCTCGTCGCTGCGGACCGTGCTCCCGGCGCTGTCCTCCTGGCGACGTGGCCGCCGCGAACGGTCCGTACTCGACTCCTGGCGCTACCACGTGACCTGGAACCGGGTGCCGGACCCGGCCTCGGCGGCCCTGACCGGCACCTGGCTGCTCGCGGTCCCGGCCGGAAACCTCATCGGACACCCCGTCGGAAACCTCACCGGACACCCCGTCGGAAACCTCGTCGGAAACCCCGGCACCGAGCTCATCGACGCCGTACGCGACGGTCTGGAGACCCACGGCGCCACGGTCGTCACCGTCGAGGTGGCCGAGGCCGACCGCGCCGCGGTCGCCGCGCGGCTCGCCGAGGCCACCGCCGGGGCCGCCCCGGCCGGAGTGCTCTCGCTGCTCGGGTTCCCCGGCGCACCGCACCCCGCACACGCGGGCGTGCCCATGGGCCTCGCGCTCACCCTCGCCCTCGTCCAGGCCCTCGGCGACACCGGGGTGGCCGCCCCGCTGTGGCTGGCCACCCGTGGCGGCGTGTCCGTCGGCGGCACCGACGCCCTCGACAGCCCCGCCCAGGCGGCCGTATGGGGACTTGGCCGGGTCGCCGCCCTCGAACACCCCCAGCGCTGGGGCGGCATGGTCGACCTGCCGGACACCGTCGACGGCCGGGTGACCACCCGGTTGTGCGGTGCGCTCGCGGGCCGCCTCGACGACGAGGACCAGCTCGCCCTGCGGCCCTCCGGGGTGTTCGTCCGGCGGCTCGTACGGGCCGCGGAGCACCGGGGGAGCGGCCCCGCGTGGACCCCCGGGGGCACCGTGCTGCTCACCGGTGGCACGGGCGGCGTCGGAGCCCAGATCGCCCGCCGGCTGGCCCAGGCCGGTGCCGAACACCTCGTGCTCACCAGCCGCCGTGGCCCCGAGGCGCCCGGCGCCGACAAGCTCAAGGCCGAACTGACCGAGCTCGGCGCCAAGGTCACCGTGGCCGCGTGCGACGTGGCCGACCGTGCCGCGCTGGAGTCCCTCGTACGGCAGGTGGAGGCCGAGGGCCCGCCGATCCGTTCCGTACTGCACATCGCCGGTGCCGGTGTGCTCGTCCCGCTCGCCGACACCGATCTGGACGAGTTCGCGGACACGGCGGAGGCCAAGGTCGCGGGCGCCGCGAACCTGGACGCGCTCTTCGACCGGGACACGCTCGACTCCTTCGTGCTCTTCTCCTCCATCTCGGCCGTCTGGGGCAGTGGCGAACACGGCGCGTACGCCGCCGCCAACGCCTATCTCGACGGGCTGGCCGAGCACCGCCGGGCCCGCGGCCTCACCGCCACCTCGGTGGTGTGGGGCATCTGGAGCCCCGAGGAGGGCGGGATGGCCGCCAACCTCGCCGAGGAGCAACTGCGCGGCCGGGGCATCCCGTTCATGTCCCCCCGGCTCGCCATCGACGCGTTCTGGCAGGTGATGGAGCGGGACGAGACCGTGGTGGTGGTCGCCGACGTGGACTGGGAGCGGTTCGTCCCCGTCTTCACCTCGGCCCGGCCCAGCCCGCTCATCGGCCAGGTGCCCGACGTGGCGCGGATCCTCGCCGCCGACGCCGACACCCGGGCGGACGCGACCGGCGAGTCCTCATCGCTGCGCGACCGGCTGGCCGAGTTGGCCCCGGCGGACCGGCGGGCGGCCGTGCTGTCGCTGGTACGCTCGCAGATCGCCACCGTCCTCGGCTACCCCGGCCCCGAGGCCGTCGACGCCGCGCGCGCCTTCCGCGAGCTGGGCTTCGATTCCCTGAGCGCCGTCGACCTGCGCAATCGCCTTAGCGCCGCCACCGGGCTCCGCTTCCCCGTCACCGTCGTCTTCGACTACCCGAGCGCGGAGGAGCTCGCCGGACACATCGGCACCGAACTCTTCCCCGATGACACCGACGCCGCCGCCACCGCCCTCGACCCCGAAGAGGCCGACGTCCGCAGGGCGCTGACCTCCATCCCCGTGCTCCGGCTCCGCGAATCCGGACTGCTGGACGAGCTGTTGCGGCTGGCCGGTTCCCTCGACCCCGCCACCGCACCGGCGGACGAGGAGCCCGCCGAGTCCATCGACGACCTGGACGTGGACGACCTCGTGCGCATGGCCTACGACAAGAACGACCTCTGA